The Stigmatella erecta genome window below encodes:
- a CDS encoding DUF2277 domain-containing protein: MCRSIKTLFNFEPPASDAEIRAAALQFVRKLSGTSGPSKMNEEVFNRAVEEVTDAARRLVNSLVTTAPPRNRDVEALKAKLRSAKRFEPR, from the coding sequence ATGTGCCGGAGCATCAAGACGCTGTTCAACTTCGAGCCCCCCGCGTCGGACGCGGAGATCCGCGCGGCCGCCTTGCAGTTCGTGCGCAAATTGAGCGGCACCAGTGGCCCCTCCAAGATGAATGAGGAGGTCTTCAACCGGGCCGTCGAGGAAGTCACGGACGCGGCGCGCCGGTTGGTGAACTCCCTGGTGACCACGGCCCCTCCGCGCAACCGTGACGTCGAAGCCCTCAAGGCGAAGTTGCGGTCGGCGAAGCGCTTCGAGCCGCGCTGA